Below is a genomic region from Desulforhopalus sp..
TTAAGATATTATTTGTTAAAGGGACCTCGGTTCCGCCTTTGAGAAAAGTGCTTTGCAGCCAGACAAAGAAGGGGATGAGGAGCAGGCAGATGAAAATGGTCCGGCGGACGAGTTTTCGTTTCTGCTGTATCTGCTCAGCACTGTAGGGCCGCCTGTTTTCGGTCTGCTCTTTCTCGGGGGGATTATTCATTGTCGGCTATCAGTAGGCAAATTTAAGGAAATACCAGTCCGTCGCCACTTCCGACCACGAAAGAAAGGGCACGACATTGTGGAGACTAAGCGGCAAGGTCTTTTGATACAGTTCGGCGCGAAGTTTCAGTTTGTAGCTATTGTCGGGGATGAGCTGCTGCAGTGCGACGACCTTGGTGCCGTTAAGCTCGTTGAGGGCCTTTTGTGCCTCCTCCAGGGTTTTAAAAGAAAGGGTTTTGTTGTTTTCCTCTTCGAGGGTGATCCGGTAATTTTCCTTCAAGGGGTCATAGGTCATTATGTGTTGAAATACGAGGGAGGCAATCTGTTCGTCCGGCCAGTTTTCCTTGGTTTTGTACAGTTCGATAAAAAATGAGAATTTGAGGGCTATGCCGCTACGCAGTATGGCCACCATTTCCGGCGTGAAGTCGTAATCAAGGGTGCCGAAGGCTAAAAGATGTGTTGTGGAAGAGGTGGCCGTTACTTCCTTGAAAGCAGCCTTCCTTTTTGCATCGGCCGCCGAAGCAGGTTGGGCAGCGCTTAGACAAAAGAGCCAGAATGTGAGAAAAATCACAATGAGTTTCAAGAATATATCCGAATAAAAGAAGTGATCGGCGGTGAGACCTCGGTACTGGGTGAGGTGGAGAATCGTTTGCCTACCTCGCCTGTGCCGCAGGATGTGACGACGGCCCTCCTCTTCAGGAAGGAGGGCCATTTGGTGTGTGGTGATCTGTCGTGACAGCAAGCAAGCCCAGTTTGCCGGTAATCTACCTGATCTTCGATCGGTTGTCCATGGCTTGTTCCACCCTCTTTCTGTGAGTCGGCTGTTCGTTTTGCCGGTTTGCAAGATTGCCTCCTTGACAATCGGCCGGGTGAAGGTTATCGTGCAAATGCACAAAATGATGATCTTGGCAATTAGCAATACATTCTTTAAATGTCTTTAATAAGGAGAAACAACATGCAGGTAGCAATTCCAACTAATAGTCCAGGGGGCCTTGAGGCGCAACGTTCAGACCATTTTGGCCACTGTGACATCTTTACCGTCGTCGAGTTTGACGAGCAAAAAAATGTCAAAAATGTAAAGACCATAGCCAACGGTGGACATGAGGCTGGCGGGTGTTTAGTGCCGGTGCAACTTCTGCACGCCGCAGGAGTTCAGGCAATAATCGTCGGTGGCATGGGGGGACGACCCCTGCGTGGCTTTGCCGAGGTAGGGATCACCGTCTATTTTGCCGATCGTGGAAGCATGCAGACCGTCAGTGATGTGGTTGACGGTTTTGTAGGCAACAGCCTGCCCGTAATGCATGCCGATCAGGCCTGTCAAGGGTCGGGGAACTGTCAGCACTGATGGATTGATTTTTCCCTTCACAACCGGTATAAGGGGCCTTTAGCTGGACGCTCCTCCTTGGAGCGTCCCTTTTGCCGTATCATTGCAGGTGGTTGAGATTTATACCTCATTTGCATCGGTGGTAACAAGGTAGCTCGTCAAAGCAAGGTGTTTGCCTATTGCATTGGAGCCGGTTTCCGGAGGGATATATGTCGCCAAGACCTAAAAAAGAGAGGAAATGCCAAGGCCAGTTTTGTGGTAAGGCCTTTAAGCCCACCGGAACCCCGCTTGTCTCCCTCAGGCAGATTTCCCTCCACAATGACGAGCTCGAGGCCTTGCGGCTTTGCGATAAAGAGGGGATGACCCAGGAAGAGGCAGGGAAAAGCATGGGGGTGTCCCGCGGCACTATCCAGCGGATTATCACCGCCGCCAGGCAGAAGGTCGCCGAGGCCTTGACCGGCGGTCACGCCCTGGTATTTGTAGACCAGATAGAGACACCTGAAACAGAGTAGGCAGTTTTTTGCCGGTGCGGCTCACCGCAGCGTAGCCCTGGCGGAGGAATCAGATATTCTCGCGGGTCTTGTGAAAGATGATGGCGGGCCACTTCTCCATGAAATAGTTCAACATCCACTCACTTTGCGCCAGATAGGTGAGAAAACCTTCGGTGTCCCTGGCGAGGGATGCCTGATTTTTCCTTTCGAATTCTTCAAGGGCTTTCTTGTCATCACAATATACCCAGCGCGCTGCCTGGTAATCGACGGATTCGTAGATAGCCCGGACACTGTATTCGTTTTGCAACCGGGCCATGGTCACCTCGAATTGCAGGACGCCTACCGCCCCCATGATGTAATCTGAACCGATAAGTGGGCGAAAGACCTGAATGGCGCCTTCTTCCGCTAGCTGGACGAGGCCCTTCTGCAGCTGTTTCATCTTCAGCGGGTCTTTGAGCAGGACCCGGCGGAAATGCTCCGGGGCGAAATTGGGAATGCCGGTAAACTTC
It encodes:
- a CDS encoding DUF4390 domain-containing protein, which translates into the protein MIFLTFWLFCLSAAQPASAADAKRKAAFKEVTATSSTTHLLAFGTLDYDFTPEMVAILRSGIALKFSFFIELYKTKENWPDEQIASLVFQHIMTYDPLKENYRITLEEENNKTLSFKTLEEAQKALNELNGTKVVALQQLIPDNSYKLKLRAELYQKTLPLSLHNVVPFLSWSEVATDWYFLKFAY
- a CDS encoding dinitrogenase iron-molybdenum cofactor biosynthesis protein; the encoded protein is MQVAIPTNSPGGLEAQRSDHFGHCDIFTVVEFDEQKNVKNVKTIANGGHEAGGCLVPVQLLHAAGVQAIIVGGMGGRPLRGFAEVGITVYFADRGSMQTVSDVVDGFVGNSLPVMHADQACQGSGNCQH
- a CDS encoding DUF134 domain-containing protein, whose protein sequence is MSPRPKKERKCQGQFCGKAFKPTGTPLVSLRQISLHNDELEALRLCDKEGMTQEEAGKSMGVSRGTIQRIITAARQKVAEALTGGHALVFVDQIETPETE